GCTGGGCTGCAGGCATCGCAGgacagcagggcagcaggccttGCAGGGCAGCAGGCCAGGATGCCCCCTGGGCTGCAAGGCTCGCAGGGCAGTAGGGCAGAGGCCTCACATGGCAGCAGGGCTACAGGTCTTgcaggcagcagggcagcaggcgtCTCAGGGCAGCAGGGTTGCAGGCCTTGCATGGCAGCAGGGCAGAGGCCTCACATGGCAGAGGggagcagggctgcaggcctccCAGGCAGCAGAGCAGCAGTCCcctcagggcagcagggcagcaggcctcTCAGGACAGCAGGGCTGTAGGCCTCGCAGGGAAGCAGAGTAGGTGTCTCAGGGCAGCAGGGTTGATGGCGTCCCAGGGTAGCAGAAGGCAGGCCTCTCAGGGCAGTAGGGTAGCAGGAGTCTCAGGTCAGTAATGCAGCAGGCCTCGGAAAGCATCAGGGCAGCAGGGTTGCAGGCCTGCAGGGCAGCAGGGTGGCCTGCCTCACATGGAAGTAGGGCAGCAGGTCTCTCAGaacagcagggctgcagggctcgCAGGGCAGCAGGACCGGGCtctcagggcagcagggctgcaggcctctCAGGGCAGAAGGGCTGCGGGTCTCTCAGTGCAGCAGTCCTGCAAGCCTTGCAAGGCAACAGGGCAGGGGTCTCACAGGGCAACAGGGGAGCATGGCTGCAGGCCTCGCAGGGCACCAGGGCCTCAGGCATCTCCGGTCAACCAGGCAGCAGGCCTCGCAGGGCAGCACGGCAGCAGGGCCGCAGGTGTCTCAGGGCAGCAGCGCTGCAGGCCtcacagggcagcagggcagaggcctcacatggcagcagggcagcaggcctccagggcagcagggcagcaggcctcCAGGGCAGCACAGTAGCAGGGCTGCAGGTCtcgcagggcagcagggcagcaggcatcTCAGGACAGCTGGGGTCAGGCCTTGCATGGCAGCAGGGTAGAGGCTTCACATGGCAACAGGGCTAGAGCCCTCACAGGGCAGCAAGGCAGCAGGCCTCACATGGCAGCAGGGAAGCAGGGCTTCAAGCCTCGCAGGGCAACAAGGCAGCAGGTGTCCCAGGTCAGCAGGGCAGTGGGCCTTGCAGGGTAGCAGGGCAGCAGGACTTGctgggcagcagggctgcaggcctcgCTGGGCAGCGGGCTTCAGGCCTCGCAGGGTATCAGGGCAGCAGGTCTCCCAGTGCAGCAGGCGTCTCAGGGCAAAAGGGCTGCAGGCGTCCCACAGCAGCAGGGTAGCACGGCAGCAGGTGTCTCAGGGCAGCAGGGTTGCAGGCCTTGCATGGCAGCAGGGCAGAGGCCTCACATGGCAACAGAGCAGCAGGTGTCTctgggcagcagggctgcaggtctcccagggcagcagggcagcaggatAGAAGGCTCTACAGCCTCGTAGTGCAGCAGGGCAGCAGGTCTCACATGGCATCAGGACTGCATGGCTACAGGCCTTGCCAGGCAGCAAGGTAGCAGGCGACTCAGGGCAGCAGCACTGCAGGCCTCACACGGCAGCAAATCTGTAGGACTCGCAGGGCATCAGGTCAGCAGGCCTCACTTGGCAGCAGGTCAGCAGGTCTCTCAGGGCAGCTGAGCTGCGGGCATCGCAGGACAGCAGGGCAATAGGCCTCAcatggcagcagggcagcagggctgcagtCCTCGCACAGCAGCAGTGCAGCAGGCGTCTCAGGGCAGCTGGGCTGCAGGCATCGCAGGGCAGCAGGGCAACAGGCCTCAcatggcagcagggcagcagggctgcaggcttCGCAGGGCTGCAGGCAtcgcagggcagcagggcagcaggcctcACAGGGCAGCAGGACAGCAGGGCCACAAGGCTCACAGgacagcagggcagcaggccttGCAGGGCAGCAGGCCAGGATGCCCCCTGGGCTGCAAGGCTCGCAGGGCAGTAGGGCAGAGGCCTCACatggcagcagggctgcaggcctctCAGGGCAGCGGGGCTGCATGCCTCGCCGGGCAACAGGGCATCAGGCATCTCAGGGCAGCAGGATTGCAGGGCtcgcagggcagcagggcagaggcCTCGCacagcagcagggcagcaggcctcagatggcagcagggcagcagggcttgAGGCCTCACAAGGTGGCAGGGCAGCAGGCATCTCAGGTCAgctgggcagcagggcagcaggcgtctcagggcagcagggcagctggGCAGCAGGCCTCCCAGGGTTGCAGAGCTCCCAGTGCAGtagggcagcagggctgcaggcttCGCAGGGCTGCAGGTTTCGCAGGTCAGCAGAGCAGCAGGCCTCACATGGCAACAGGGCTACGGGGCTTCTCAGGGCTGCAGACTTTAcaaggcagcagggcagcaggcctcgcagggcagcagggctgcaggcctcaCATGGCTGCAGGGCAGTAGGGCAGAGTCATCACAGGGCAGCTGGGCAGCAGgcctcccagggctgcagggctcgcagtgcagcagggcagcaggcgtCTCAGGGAAGCATGGCTGCAGGCCTTGCAGGGCATCAGGGCAGAGGCCTCACatggcagcagggctgcaggcctcacagggcagcagggcagcaggcctcacatggcagcagggcagcaggtcTCTCAGGGCAAAAGGGCTGCAGGCGTCCCACTGCAGCAGGGTAGGAGGGCAGCAGGTGTCTCAGGGTAGCAGGGTTACAGGCcttgcagggcagcagggcagaggcCTCACATGGCAACAGAGCAGCAGGTGTCTctgggcagcagggctgcaggtctcccagggcagcagggcagcaggatAGAAGGCTCTACAGCCTCGTAGTGCAGCAGGGCAGCAGGTCTCACATGGCATCAGGACTGCATGGCTACAGGCCTTGCCAGGCAGCAAGGTAGCAGGCGACTCAGGGCAGCAGCACTGCAGGCCTCACACGGCAGCAAATCTGTAGGACTCGCAGGGCATCAGGTCAGCAGGCCTCACTTGGCAGCAGGTCAGCAGGTCTCTCAGGGCAGCTGAGCTGCGGGCATCGCAGGACAGCAGGGCAATAGGCCTCAcatggcagcagggcagcagggctgcagtCCTCGCACAGCAGCAGTGCAGCAGGCGTCTCAGGGCAGCTGGGCTGCAGGCATCGCAGGGCAGCAGGGCAACAGGCCTCAcatggcagcagggcagcagggctgcaggcttCGCAGGGCTGCAGGCAtcgcagggcagcagggcagcaggcctcACAGGGCAGCAGGACAGCAGGGCCACAAGGCTCACAGgacagcagggcagcaggccttGCAGGGCAGCAGGCCAGGATGCCCCCTGGGCTGCAAGGCTCGCAGGGCAGTAGGGCAGAGGCCTCACatggcagcagggctgcaggcctctCAGGGCAGCGGGGCTGCATGCCTCGCCGGGCAACAGGGCATCAGGCATCTCAGGGCAGCAGGATTGCAGGGCtcgcagggcagcagggcagaggcCTCGCacagcagcagggcagcaggcctcagatggcagcagggcagcagggcttgAGGCCTCACAAGGTGGCAGGGCAGCAGGCATCTCAGGTCAgctgggcagcagggcagcaggcgtctcagggcagcagggcagctggGCAGCAGGCCTCCCAGGGTTGCAGAGCTCCCAGTGCAGtagggcagcagggctgcaggcttCGCAGGGCTGCAGGTTTCGCAGGTCAGCAGAGCAGCAGGCCTCACATGGCAACAGGGCTACGGGGCTTCTCAGGGCTGCAGACTTTAcaaggcagcagggcagcaggcctcgcagggcagcagggctgcaggcctcaCATGGCTGCAGGGCAGTAGGGCAGAGTCATCACAGGGCAGCTGGGCAGCAGgcctcccagggctgcagggctcgcagtgcagcagggcagcaggcgtCTCAGGGAAGCATGGCTGCAGGCCTTGCAGGGCATCAGGGCAGAGGCCTCACatggcagcagggctgcaggcctcacagggcagcagggcagcaggcctcacatggcagcagggcagcaggtcTCTCAGGGCAAAAGGGCTGCAGGCGTCCCACTGCAGCAGGGTAGGAGGGCAGCAGGTGTCTCAGGGTAGCAGGGTTACAGGCcttgcagggcagcagggcagaggcCTTGCACAGTAGTAGGGCAGCAGGCCTCAcatggcagcagggcagcagggctgcaggcctcgcaaggcagcagggcagcaggcatcTCAGGTCAGCTGGGCAACAGgcttcccagggctgcagggctcacagtgcagcagggcagcaggggtgcAGGCTTTGCAGGGCTGCAGGCTTCGAAGGGCAGCAAGGCAGCAGGCGTCTCAAGGCAGTAATGCAGCAGGCGTCTCAGGGCAGCAGGGTTGCAGGCcttgcagggcagcagggcagaagCCTCACATGGAAGCAGGGCAGCAGGCCTCGCAGGGCAGCAGGGCCGGCCCTCGGCGAAGCAGGCCACCCTCGCCCTCTAAGCCTCGGGAGGCTCCTGCTCCCCCTCAGGGCTTCCCCGGGGAAGGGCTGGCCAGGCACACCCTGGGGTCTGAGGCCCCCCCCTCCGCagtcccaggccccgcccctcccccacgcgGGGGCAACCATGCAGGTGCTCTATGGCCTCAGCAGCTGGAAGgtgggccccgccccctccctcccctccccccgctggTGGGCGGGGCTGCACGGCCCGCGTGGGCGGCTTTGTGACGCCTTAGCACGTGGGTGCACGCTCAGAGGCTTGGTGTGCTGGTCCTGGAGAGGAGTCAGAGCCGTGGAGACCCTCTCCAAGGCCTTATGCCCCAACCTCCCACCCTGGCGCCCAGCTAGCCCTAAATGGGCCgtttattttctaagtttcttcgcccccccccgccggcccctGCCCTGCCGGAGTTGCCCGCTGGCCACGCCCGCCCGTGACACCGCCCGTCCTGGCCGGACCACCCTGCGGCTCCTGCACCCGCCCCCTGCTCTGGGCGCAGGCCATCCCagcgggggcggagggggagccTGTACCGGCTCGCTGCCACGGGGAGCCCAGGAGGCGGCTCCCGCTCCCTCAGGCCGCGGGCccccctctgggcctcctccccGCGGGGAGCTGGGGGAGCCCTCCGGGGGGCGTGAGCTGTCTGCGCAGTTGCCCGCTGGTCCGGCCCTCGAGGACTGTGAGGATCCCTCCCCCGGGGCGCGAGGTCACGCTCCTGCATTCACTACCTGCACAGGGAGCCAGGGCCGCGGGTCAGGTACCGACCCGTCCCCTCCCCCTTTCGAGCCCAGGGCACGGAGGAGGAGGTCCCGGAGCACCCCGGAGGACAGACGCAGGCTCTCGGAGAGACCAAAGGGCCGGGCGGTGGCAGTGGCCGCCCCCACAGCCGCGGGGCACGCAGTGGACATCCGAGCCCCGGACACCTGCGGCGCTCTCAGCCTCCACCAagccagccctgcagccctggacCGACGTCTCGCCCCCTCCGGAGAGGGCTCGTGGGCCAGCACCCAGATGTCTCCCATGTCGTCCTCTGCAGGCCGCGTGGCCACCTCTTCAGGCGGTCCCGTGGGAGAGGTCCTCGGGACCCCGACAGGGACGCGCGGTGCTCTCGGGCCCACGCCCAGGCTGCCCCGGGCCGCAGGGGCCCTCCGCAGAGGGGGCGGCGGCTGAAAACCATCCGCCCGGGAGCGTGCGGGCCGCGGGGAGGAGGGGACACACAGGCTGGGGGCCCCGGGCGTCTCGCCACGGAGCCCTCTCCCGCCGGCGTCGGCCAGCAGCGGGCCACACAGAAGGAAACTAGGCCTGCCCCCCGCCTGCCAGTGCCGCCGCCTCTACCACTGCTGTGGGATCGGGGGGACTGGCCCCCACCCCGAAGCTTCCTCGCCTTGCTCCTGACAAGAACCTGGGCACCTCGCAGGACGCCGAGCGTCCGAGGGACAAGATCCCGAAGGACAGAACAGACACCTCGGCCGACTGCTGGGCCGCCCCGCCTGCCCCTTCCTCGCCCCCACTTGCCTCGGAGGCTGCAGGCTCCCCGCCGCGGCCGCTCCCGCTGCCCAGGTCCCCGACCCTCTCTGTCCCTCCGTCTTCCCCAACACAACATGGTGGTCGGGAAACAGGACGTGTCGTTCCTGAATCTCCTCCTCTTGCTGCTCCTGCTGAGTCTCTTCCTCCCCCTAGTTCCTGTCCCTTTGGGGAAACCCCACTTCAGGGAGGCCCTCTTCCCCCAGGCCGCGCTGCAGCACCCACCCCCGACCGCCCCACaccttacccccaccccctgcacaaAAGAATCCCCAACCCCTGTGTGTGTGGATTCTCCCCCGCTTTTCCTAACAACCCCGCGTCCAGGCGGCTCCACGGACAGCTCCGTCGTCGTCCAGCCCGGCACCTCTAAGCCGACTTCTTCTACCATCGCAGCAAAGTCATCCACTTTGACCTCCAAGCCTATTTCAGATCCTGCTGTCGTGGACATGGACACGACGCCTCCCTCGCGGGCTGTCACCTCCACGCCCCCACGCTCCGGGATGAGCTGTCCTCCGTTTGCCCGGGGCCGTTGCAGCATGACGCAGCGATGTCCTGCGAAAGTCGCAGCATCCACCAATCCACCGACGTCGATGGCCCCGGCCCCACCCCACTTCTTCATCAACTCTTCGGCCTCCACACCACCCCTCAGCCCACACACGGGACTCTTGCTGGGAGGCAGCCAACAGCTTCTCTTCCCGGTGCTGCTATGGCCACTGGCGTGCCCAACCTCAGTTCTGGAGCCACCGGCACTCCAGTAGGCAGCGCCTCTGCAAACCCCGACGCTCACTGTGACCCCGATGCCATGGATACCACATCGCCCTCCCGGGCTGTCATCTTTCAGGTCCCCCCTGGGTCGCGGAAGAACCAGTTGTCATTTTACAGGGCACTTCCTGGTTCTGGCAACACACCACCTACGGGCAGCACTGCCTCGGCCCACGGCTCTACCACTTTACCTCAAAAGCCAGCCAGCACACAGACCCCCGTTTCCAAGCGTTCTAACGCAGGAATCGCCTCTCAGCCCACACTGGAGGTCACAGTGGGCAACAGCCTAACAATTCCTACCTGTTGGGAAAAACAGTAGCCCCACCACAGGCTGTCGGCCTGACCACGCCTGTATCTCACCCACCCGGAGGCAGCACGGTGCAGGCAGCTTTCAGCGGGCTCTCCTTTTGGCCCCACAGTCAACAAGCAGACGGCCTTTGGTAACCAGCCAGGTATTCTCCACACGCCTCATTCTACCGCGACTGGCTTTGGAGGTCCCACTGGGAACACTAGCTCGTCACTCTCAGCTACTACTACGGACCCACAGACCATGGTGGGGCTTGCGGTCCCCAGTGGCCCACGCCTCATGGTGAACGCTACAGGCCCACAGACCTTTGTGGGGCCTGCGGTCCCCAGTGGCCCACCACTCATGGCTAACAGTACTGGCACACAGACCTTTGTGGGGCCTGCGGTCCCCAGTGGCCCTCCACTCATGGCAAACACTACAGGCCCACAGACCTTTGTGTGGTCTGTAGTCCCCATTGGCCCACCCCTCATGGCTAACACTACTGTCCCACAGACCTTTGTGTGGTCTGTAGTCCCCATTGGCCCACCCCTCATGGCTAACACTACTGTCCCACAGACCTTTGTGTGGTCTGCGGTCCCCAGTGGCCCACCACTCCTGGCTAATACTACAGCCCGACAGACCTTTGTGGGGCCTGCGGTCCCCAGTGGCCCACCACTCATGGCTAACAGTACTGGCACACAGACCTTTGTGGGGCCTGCGGTCCCCAGTGGCCCTCCACTCATGGCTAACACTACTGTCCCACAGACCTTTGTGTGGTCTGTAGTCCCCATTGGCCCACCCCTCATGGCTAACACTACTGTCCCACAGACCTTTGTGTGGTCTGCAGTCCCCAGTGGCCCACCCCTCATGGCTAACACCACAGGCCCACAGGTCTTTGTGGGGTCTGCAGTCCCCAGTGGCCCACCAGTCATGGCTAACACTACAGGCCCACAGACGTCTGTGGGGCCTGCAGTCCCTGCTACCACTGCAGGGACTTTAAATCCAGGCACCCGGGGCCCACCTGCCCAGCGTGTAAGTGGTGCGGAGGAAGGAACAACGTCACTCCCAAGACTGGAAGACCTGGAATTCCCGCTTTATGTCGGCATAGTGGGGGCCCACCTGATGCAAACACAGATGAAAACCTCATCGTCTCTATGATGGCAGCCCTCTGTATCAGCAACCGCCCTCAGAACCCTGGGGGCCTACCTGTCTCTAAGGCAACTGGTGCTACGGGGAACAGCACCATACCTACTGTGACTGGACCAGATAGTGGTCCCCCATTCCTACAGAGCACACAGAACCCCCCCAAGCCACAGCACTAGTGGTGCAATGGGGGATACCACCATGCATCTTAGAACTCTCTGCTCTTGGAACACGTGGACCTGCCCCTAGTCAGGGCACCCCTCTGACTTTGGTGAGCCAGCACTGTGTGTGCAAGTTCTTGGTCCACTGTTCTGTGCTCTGGGCGTGGCTAGGTACCTTCATAACCTGTCTAGGAGCCACCACCCACTGGTTCCTTCCTTTTGTCATGAATCTCAACATCTATGGAACAGATACTCCTccacatattttatgtaatagtAAATGGATTTTGCTGTATCAGAGCCTCAATGGGCTCTTATCTTTCCCGGATTACGTAGATATACttatatatctataaaacttTGTTCTTACTAATCTGCTTTTGCTCGTGTGTCTTTTTGTCTCGGCAGTAGAGAAAGAATGAACCTATGTGAGTGTGGTGGGTTGAACCAGACTTTATGCCAAATTTTCTGGAATGTGGAAGTAGCCACAGGTTCTGGCTGCACGCACAGACCCCTGAAATCTGCATTTTGAGTGTAAGGGATGGGCatccaggaggaaggaaggtccAAAGGAGGGAGAGATGAGGTGACTCATCCTTGCCTCTACCCTCTGTGCTTCGCTCTCCTCTCCCCTGACTCTGACCTCAATAGAGGTTGAATAACCCGTGATGAGTGAAAGGAAACCACcctcaaaatgtttaaatgttttcttcGGTGCCTTCTTAGTTTAGACTTAGGCCAATCGTTCTTACACATTCCCACTTCGCCCAGAGAAGACAGATTTGAGCCCggagaaacaaatggaaaaagagcACATACATGCCTGCTCTGTAAGTGTTAGAAATGTCagtttatttagaatttattgtGCTGCTTAAGCGCAGTGGAACAGATCCTTTTCAATAATCAGCCCAGCTCTGATCTAAATCACTAAAATATCAAATCACCTGTGTTACAATTGTGCCCAGTTCTGGCTGACCCTAAACTTTTCTGGATCTCCACTAGACTTAATAAAGGCAAAATTGCTGACTTTATGGGGCTTACATTCTAGTTGGAGGGGAGAAAAATACATACGTGTAAACTATCTGGTGGGTTAGTCAGTTACGAGTCCTGTGGAAAACAAAGTAGCATATGGAGCATTGAGGctgtaggcagagggaagcaCAGCTTTCAATTTTAACAGTGGACAGGATAAGCCTCACTAGAAAGTGGGATTTGaacaggctggagggagggaacGAATCAAATATCTGAGGGAAAAGCGTTGTAAATAATTGGAATAATCGCTGCAAAGACCCATAAGAAGGGTACCGGATACCCTCAGGGAGCAGTCACAAACTAATGTGGGTGGCTGGCATAGGGTCAGcacagggaggaaagagaagatgtgGGCTGAATACTCTGCACCATTTATTGGCTGTGCGATGACAAATGGTAGACCAACCTTCAGGAGTCTCCGTGGAATCAGTGCTTTTTCCGTGGCCTATTTAACATTGCAGGATTTTT
This portion of the Canis lupus dingo isolate Sandy chromosome 11, ASM325472v2, whole genome shotgun sequence genome encodes:
- the LOC112659660 gene encoding LOW QUALITY PROTEIN: nuclear pore-associated protein 1-like (The sequence of the model RefSeq protein was modified relative to this genomic sequence to represent the inferred CDS: inserted 2 bases in 2 codons; deleted 5 bases in 3 codons) gives rise to the protein MQVLYGLSSWKVGPAPSLPSPRWWAGLHGPRGRLCDALALSSPPPAGPCPAGVARWPRPPVTPPVLAGPPCGSCTRPLLWAQAIPAGAEGEPVPARCHGEPRRRLPLPQAAGPPLGLLPAGSWGSPPGGVSCLRSCPLVRPSRTVRIPPPGREVTLLHSLPAQGARAAGQVPTRPLPLSSPGHGGGGPGAPRRTDAGSRRDQRAGRWQWPPPQPRGTQWTSEPRTPAALSASTKPALQPWTDVSPPPERARGPAPRCLPCRPLQAAWPPLQAVPWERSSGPRQGRAVLSGPRPGCPGPQGPSAEGAAAENHPPGSVRAAGRRGHTGWGPRASRRSPLPPASASSGPHRRKLGLPXRLPVPPPLPLLWDRGDWPPPXKLPRLAPDKNLGTSQDAERPRDKIPKDRTDTSADCWAAPPAPSSPPLASEAAGSPPRPLPLPRSPTLSVPPSSPTQHGGRETGRVVPESPPLAAPAESLLPLVPVPLGKPHFREALFPQAALQHPPPTAPHLTPTPCTKESPTPVCVDSPPLFLTTPRPGGSTDSSVVVQPGTSKPTSSTIAAKSSTLTSKPISDPAVVDMDTTPPSRAVTSTPPRSGMSCPPFARGRCSMTQRCPANRSIHQSTDVDGPGPTPLLHQLFGLHTTPQPTHGTLAGRQPTASLPGAAMATGVPNLSSGATGTPVGSASANPDAHCDPDAMDTTSPSRAVIFQVPPGSRKNQLSFYRALPGSGNTPPTGSTASAHGSTTLPQKPASTQTPVSKRSNAGIASQPTLEVTVGNSLTIPTCWEKQ
- the LOC125756032 gene encoding EMI domain-containing protein 1-like isoform X1 codes for the protein MVGLAVPSGPRLMVNATGPQTFVGPAVPSGPPLMANTTGPQTFVWSVVPIGPPLMANTTVPQTFVWSVVPIGPPLMANTTVPQTFVWSAVPSGPPLLANTTARQTFVGPAVPSGPPLMANSTGTQTFVGPAVPSGPPLMANTTVPQTFVWSVVPIGPPLMANTTVPQTFVWSAVPSGPPLMANTTGPQVFVGSAVPSGPPVMANTTGPQTSVGPAVPATTAGTLNPGTRGPPAQRVSGAEEGTTSLPRLEDLEFPLYVGIVGAHLMQTQMKTSSSL
- the LOC125756032 gene encoding collagen alpha-1(I) chain-like isoform X4; translated protein: MVGLAVPSGPRLMVNATGPQTFVGPAVPSGPPLMANSTGTQTFVGPAVPSGPPLMANTTGPQTFVWSVVPIGPPLMANTTVPQTFVWSAVPSGPPLLANTTARQTFVGPAVPSGPPLMANSTGTQTFVGPAVPSGPPLMANTTVPQTFVWSVVPIGPPLMANTTVPQTFVWSAVPSGPPLMANTTGPQVFVGSAVPSGPPVMANTTGPQTSVGPAVPATTAGTLNPGTRGPPAQRVSGAEEGTTSLPRLEDLEFPLYVGIVGAHLMQTQMKTSSSL
- the LOC125756032 gene encoding collagen alpha-1(I) chain-like isoform X7, which encodes MVGLAVPSGPRLMVNATGPQTFVGPAVPSGPPLMANSTGTQTFVGPAVPSGPPLMANSTGTQTFVGPAVPSGPPLMANTTVPQTFVWSVVPIGPPLMANTTVPQTFVWSAVPSGPPLMANTTGPQVFVGSAVPSGPPVMANTTGPQTSVGPAVPATTAGTLNPGTRGPPAQRVSGAEEGTTSLPRLEDLEFPLYVGIVGAHLMQTQMKTSSSL
- the LOC125756032 gene encoding EMI domain-containing protein 1-like isoform X6, whose translation is MVGLAVPSGPRLMVNATGPQTFVGPAVPSGPPLMANSTGTQTFVGPAVPSGPPLMANTTGPQTFVWSVVPIGPPLMANTTVPQTFVWSVVPIGPPLMANTTVPQTFVWSVVPIGPPLMANTTVPQTFVWSAVPSGPPLMANTTGPQVFVGSAVPSGPPVMANTTGPQTSVGPAVPATTAGTLNPGTRGPPAQRVSGAEEGTTSLPRLEDLEFPLYVGIVGAHLMQTQMKTSSSL
- the LOC125756032 gene encoding pre-mRNA 3' end processing protein WDR33-like isoform X2 encodes the protein MVGLAVPSGPRLMVNATGPQTFVGPAVPSGPPLMANSTGTQTFVGPAVPSGPPLMANTTGPQTFVWSVVPIGPPLMANTTVPQTFVWSVVPIGPPLMANTTVPQTFVGPAVPSGPPLMANSTGTQTFVGPAVPSGPPLMANTTVPQTFVWSVVPIGPPLMANTTVPQTFVWSAVPSGPPLMANTTGPQVFVGSAVPSGPPVMANTTGPQTSVGPAVPATTAGTLNPGTRGPPAQRVSGAEEGTTSLPRLEDLEFPLYVGIVGAHLMQTQMKTSSSL
- the LOC125756032 gene encoding formin-2-like isoform X3 — its product is MVGLAVPSGPRLMVNATGPQTFVGPAVPSGPPLMANSTGTQTFVGPAVPSGPPLMANTTGPQTFVWSVVPIGPPLMANTTVPQTFVWSVVPIGPPLMANTTVPQTFVWSAVPSGPPLMANSTGTQTFVGPAVPSGPPLMANTTVPQTFVWSVVPIGPPLMANTTVPQTFVWSAVPSGPPLMANTTGPQVFVGSAVPSGPPVMANTTGPQTSVGPAVPATTAGTLNPGTRGPPAQRVSGAEEGTTSLPRLEDLEFPLYVGIVGAHLMQTQMKTSSSL
- the LOC125756032 gene encoding collagen alpha-2(I) chain-like isoform X5, translated to MVGLAVPSGPRLMVNATGPQTFVGPAVPSGPPLMANSTGTQTFVGPAVPSGPPLMANTTGPQTFVWSVVPIGPPLMANTTVPQTFVGPAVPSGPPLMANSTGTQTFVGPAVPSGPPLMANTTVPQTFVWSVVPIGPPLMANTTVPQTFVWSAVPSGPPLMANTTGPQVFVGSAVPSGPPVMANTTGPQTSVGPAVPATTAGTLNPGTRGPPAQRVSGAEEGTTSLPRLEDLEFPLYVGIVGAHLMQTQMKTSSSL